In Reichenbachiella agarivorans, one genomic interval encodes:
- a CDS encoding ABC-F family ATP-binding cassette domain-containing protein — translation MISANNVSLQYGKRILFDEVNIKFTEGNCYGVIGANGAGKSTFLKILSGDIQPNTGNVTMDSGKRMAVLRQNHFEFDEETVINTVMRGHTELWAIMQEKDALYAKADFSEADGIRTSELEEKFAEMDGWNAEPDAASLLSGLGIKEDEHYNLLKDLNGSQKVRVLLAQALFGNPDLLILDEPTNDLDIHTVSWLEDFLLDFKNTVIVVSHDRHFLDTVCTHIADIDFSAIKIFTGNYSFWYQSSQLALNQRSSLNKKAEEKKKELQDFIARFSANASKSKQATSRRKLLDKINIDDIQPSSRRYPAVIFNQSRKAGDQILEVKSLSKKLGDKVLFSDLDFFVNKGDKIAFLADDSMSITNLFKVLMEESTADAGTFSFGQTITVSYLPNDNEEFFKSDENLIDWLRQYSDGEKDEVFIRGFLGKMLFSGEETFKKCSVLSGGEKVRCMLSKMMLKEGNVLILDEPTNHLDLESIQALNNALRDFPGTVLFTSHDHEFVQTVATRIIDLKDGKSYADKLCTFDEYILLTKES, via the coding sequence ATGATTTCAGCGAATAACGTCTCCTTGCAATATGGAAAGCGAATACTTTTTGACGAAGTAAATATCAAATTTACCGAAGGCAACTGCTATGGTGTCATCGGAGCAAATGGAGCCGGAAAATCTACTTTTCTTAAAATTCTATCAGGTGATATTCAGCCCAATACGGGCAACGTGACCATGGATTCAGGCAAGAGGATGGCTGTCTTGCGTCAAAATCACTTTGAATTTGATGAAGAGACCGTCATCAATACTGTCATGAGAGGACACACCGAGTTGTGGGCGATCATGCAAGAAAAAGACGCGCTCTATGCCAAAGCGGATTTTAGCGAAGCAGACGGAATCAGAACCTCAGAGTTAGAAGAGAAATTTGCTGAAATGGACGGTTGGAATGCCGAGCCAGATGCAGCGAGCCTATTGAGTGGTCTTGGTATCAAAGAGGACGAACACTACAATCTGCTAAAAGACCTAAATGGTAGCCAAAAAGTACGAGTGCTGTTGGCTCAAGCACTATTTGGCAATCCTGACCTATTGATTCTCGATGAGCCTACCAATGACCTAGATATACATACAGTTTCGTGGTTGGAAGATTTCTTACTTGATTTTAAGAATACAGTCATCGTAGTGTCTCACGATAGACACTTTTTGGATACTGTGTGTACCCACATTGCGGACATTGACTTTAGTGCCATCAAAATCTTCACAGGCAACTATTCATTCTGGTACCAATCTAGTCAGCTTGCTTTGAATCAGAGAAGTTCGTTGAACAAAAAGGCAGAAGAGAAAAAGAAAGAATTGCAGGACTTCATTGCAAGGTTTAGTGCCAATGCATCCAAATCCAAACAAGCCACATCCCGAAGAAAACTGCTTGACAAAATCAACATTGATGACATTCAACCCTCATCTAGGCGATATCCAGCAGTCATATTCAACCAAAGCAGAAAAGCGGGAGATCAAATTCTAGAGGTGAAATCACTCTCTAAAAAACTTGGAGACAAAGTATTATTCTCAGACCTAGATTTCTTTGTCAACAAAGGTGACAAAATTGCTTTCTTGGCGGACGACAGCATGTCGATTACCAACTTGTTTAAAGTACTGATGGAAGAATCCACTGCAGACGCTGGCACATTCAGTTTTGGTCAGACGATCACAGTCTCATACCTACCTAATGACAATGAGGAGTTTTTCAAATCAGATGAAAACCTAATCGACTGGTTGAGACAATACTCTGACGGAGAGAAGGACGAGGTATTCATCCGCGGATTCTTGGGCAAAATGCTCTTTTCTGGGGAAGAGACCTTTAAAAAATGCAGTGTTTTGTCTGGAGGGGAAAAAGTGAGATGCATGCTTTCCAAAATGATGTTGAAGGAGGGTAATGTCTTGATCTTGGATGAACCAACCAACCACCTAGACCTAGAATCGATTCAAGCCCTCAACAATGCGCTCAGAGATTTTCCAGGGACTGTGCTGTTCACCTCACATGACCATGAGTTTGTCCAAACGGTAGCCACGCGTATTATTGATCTGAAGGACGGCAAATCATATGCAGACAAACTCTGTACATTTGACGAATATATTCTCCTTACTAAAGAATCTTAA
- a CDS encoding glycosyltransferase family protein: protein MPKEKIAFISLLKPVDDIRSYRKMARSLSSMTGCEIHLFGYPSKSTLTDECNIFFHPQRTFRRLGLIRFFIPLIILRSLIKLKPKLIIVNSHELLIVTIINQILFGTRIVYDIQENYYYNLWYQQVYPPILRHLMAIMIRCKERLLAPFFDHFFLAEKCYQEELSFVQSRSILIENKALPLSKIYPRSANKTNTTTLLFSGTITQNTGIDKALELTKSLQTMGDFELLVTGHCPVPALYNRLNKMEAPWLRLNISQTPLPYTVIEQAIVTADIGLICYQLNPSNQRCMPTKVYEYAAQGLPMLYEKDTHWETFIEEHAKGAVIDFKSKNEVALNDVLIQVQEFKSKERKTCDAAMWIHEEQSFLSLMQSLLS, encoded by the coding sequence ATGCCGAAGGAAAAAATTGCTTTCATTTCCCTACTCAAACCTGTAGACGACATTCGTTCTTATCGCAAGATGGCACGATCGCTTAGCTCAATGACTGGCTGTGAAATACACCTATTTGGCTATCCCAGCAAAAGCACACTCACAGATGAGTGCAATATCTTTTTTCATCCTCAAAGAACCTTTCGCCGACTTGGTTTGATACGCTTTTTTATCCCACTTATTATCCTGCGATCATTGATTAAACTAAAGCCTAAACTAATCATAGTTAACAGTCATGAATTACTGATAGTTACGATTATAAACCAAATTTTATTTGGCACGAGAATCGTGTACGATATTCAGGAAAACTACTACTACAATCTATGGTATCAGCAGGTTTACCCTCCTATACTCCGGCACCTCATGGCTATCATGATCAGGTGCAAGGAAAGACTGCTTGCTCCATTTTTTGATCACTTTTTCCTAGCTGAAAAGTGCTACCAAGAAGAATTGTCTTTTGTTCAATCTCGATCAATACTGATAGAAAACAAAGCACTGCCTTTGTCCAAAATCTACCCTCGCTCCGCAAACAAAACTAATACTACTACACTGCTATTCAGTGGCACGATTACTCAAAATACTGGTATAGACAAGGCACTAGAATTGACGAAAAGCTTGCAGACCATGGGTGACTTTGAATTACTTGTGACGGGGCATTGTCCAGTGCCAGCACTCTACAACAGGTTGAACAAGATGGAAGCACCTTGGCTGAGACTAAATATCTCACAGACTCCCCTTCCATATACAGTAATAGAACAAGCCATAGTCACGGCAGATATTGGTCTAATCTGCTATCAGCTCAACCCAAGCAACCAGCGGTGCATGCCCACCAAAGTCTATGAGTACGCTGCACAAGGTCTACCCATGCTCTATGAAAAAGACACACATTGGGAAACATTCATTGAAGAACATGCCAAGGGAGCCGTGATTGATTTCAAATCGAAAAATGAAGTAGCACTGAATGATGTATTGATACAAGTGCAGGAGTTTAAATCAAAAGAAAGAAAAACCTGTGATGCCGCGATGTGGATCCATGAAGAGCAAAGTTTTTTATCCCTTATGCAATCTCTGTTGTCTTAA
- a CDS encoding 2,3,4,5-tetrahydropyridine-2,6-dicarboxylate N-succinyltransferase, which yields MEDIKKLVEETWEDRSKLTQPEVIKAIEYVIEELDKGRLRTAEPTADGWKVNDWVKKAVIMYFPLRKMEKIEVGPFEFHDKMALKKDYDKLGVRVVPHAVARYGAYISAGTILMPSYVNIGAYVDEGTMVDTWATVGSCAQIGKNVHLSGGVGIGGVLEPVQASPVIIEDDAFIGSRCIVVEGVRVGREAVLGAGVTLTMSSKIIDVTGDKPVEYKGVVPPRSVVIPGSYAKKFPAGEYNVPCAIIIGTRKESTDKKTSLNDALRENNVAV from the coding sequence ATGGAAGACATCAAGAAATTAGTCGAAGAAACTTGGGAAGACAGATCGAAATTGACTCAACCAGAGGTCATCAAAGCGATCGAATATGTAATCGAAGAACTAGACAAAGGTCGCTTGAGAACTGCTGAACCAACTGCTGATGGTTGGAAGGTAAATGACTGGGTGAAGAAAGCTGTGATCATGTATTTCCCATTGAGAAAAATGGAGAAAATAGAAGTCGGCCCATTTGAGTTTCACGACAAGATGGCTTTGAAAAAAGACTATGACAAACTAGGTGTAAGGGTAGTGCCTCACGCTGTGGCTAGATATGGAGCTTACATTTCTGCAGGCACTATTTTGATGCCTTCTTATGTCAATATAGGTGCGTATGTAGACGAAGGCACGATGGTTGATACATGGGCGACTGTTGGTAGCTGTGCGCAGATCGGTAAGAACGTGCACTTGAGCGGTGGAGTAGGAATTGGTGGAGTACTAGAGCCTGTGCAGGCTTCTCCAGTGATTATAGAGGATGATGCTTTCATTGGGTCGAGATGTATTGTGGTAGAAGGAGTGAGGGTAGGTAGAGAGGCTGTACTAGGTGCAGGTGTGACATTGACCATGAGTTCTAAGATCATTGACGTGACGGGTGACAAGCCTGTTGAGTACAAAGGAGTCGTGCCTCCACGCTCTGTTGTGATTCCAGGGTCTTATGCTAAAAAATTCCCTGCAGGTGAATACAACGTTCCCTGTGCAATCATCATTGGTACTAGAAAAGAAAGCACCGACAAGAAGACTTCTCTGAACGATGCGTTGAGAGAAAACAATGTCGCTGTATAA
- a CDS encoding alpha/beta hydrolase has translation MKQFLSILLSLSCLVSYAAETVKFKAADGVEIVADLHLSHPKSAPIIVFFHQAGWSRGEYLEIAPTLNRLGYNCLAVDLRSGNLVNGIRNETNQNARAMMRETKYSDAYQDIEAAATYAQTQTTNKVIIWGSSYSAALVLKYAGDYPSAVQAVLAFSPGEYFQITGQA, from the coding sequence ATGAAGCAATTTTTAAGTATCCTATTATCTCTCTCTTGTCTAGTTAGTTATGCTGCCGAAACAGTGAAATTCAAAGCAGCAGACGGAGTGGAAATAGTAGCGGATTTGCATCTGTCTCATCCCAAATCTGCTCCGATAATCGTGTTCTTTCATCAGGCAGGATGGAGTAGAGGAGAGTACTTAGAAATTGCTCCTACACTCAATCGGTTGGGTTACAATTGTCTAGCCGTAGATTTGCGATCAGGCAATTTGGTCAATGGCATTCGCAACGAAACCAATCAAAACGCCAGAGCCATGATGCGTGAAACCAAATATTCTGATGCCTATCAGGATATAGAAGCTGCCGCAACTTATGCTCAAACTCAAACAACCAACAAAGTGATCATCTGGGGTAGTAGCTATTCTGCAGCATTGGTGTTGAAATATGCGGGAGATTACCCAAGTGCAGTACAAGCCGTATTGGCTTTTTCTCCAGGAGAGTATTTTCAAATCACAGGGCAAGCCTGA
- a CDS encoding beta/alpha barrel domain-containing protein — MNLKTFVKVGNVSNLSDARYCAGFGVNMIGFNLDSNQEDAIDTTTAHEIMGWVAGVDFVMEYGSMALDQIDAVHDSENPAYIQVDTVAVANQLTELSYKVIFRLTESHIDQTGLLDQLSPQVKFVLVESESDYDHIKSQIGSIKILRGYDLTPDNIGEIVDTAAYYGIGLLGSHEEKPGFKDYDELADILEVLEID, encoded by the coding sequence ATGAATTTAAAAACTTTTGTAAAGGTGGGTAACGTGTCCAATCTCAGTGATGCTCGGTATTGTGCAGGATTTGGGGTGAATATGATTGGGTTCAACCTTGATAGCAACCAAGAAGATGCCATCGATACTACTACTGCTCATGAAATCATGGGTTGGGTAGCAGGTGTTGATTTTGTCATGGAGTATGGCAGCATGGCTTTGGATCAGATCGACGCAGTACATGATTCAGAAAATCCAGCCTACATTCAGGTAGATACAGTGGCAGTTGCCAACCAACTCACTGAGTTGTCCTACAAAGTGATATTCAGATTGACTGAAAGCCATATCGATCAGACCGGACTCTTGGATCAACTCTCCCCTCAAGTAAAATTCGTTTTGGTAGAGTCTGAGTCAGACTATGATCATATCAAGTCTCAAATCGGATCAATCAAAATCCTACGAGGCTATGATTTGACACCCGATAATATCGGGGAGATTGTAGATACTGCAGCATATTACGGGATTGGACTACTAGGCAGTCACGAAGAAAAACCAGGATTCAAAGATTATGATGAGCTGGCAGATATCTTGGAAGTGTTGGAGATAGATTGA
- a CDS encoding thioredoxin family protein, whose translation MEVIEITDQELDAQLAAHPKAIIKYYADWCGACKLFNPKFKRLANDERFSDVVFLNVNAENNPEARGKAGVSNLPSFAIVEGGQFKETIFTSKEEIVVELLGKLN comes from the coding sequence ATGGAAGTAATAGAAATCACAGATCAAGAATTGGATGCACAATTGGCAGCTCATCCTAAAGCCATCATCAAGTACTATGCAGATTGGTGTGGTGCCTGCAAGCTGTTCAATCCTAAGTTCAAGAGATTGGCCAATGACGAGCGCTTCTCAGACGTGGTGTTTTTGAACGTCAATGCAGAAAACAATCCAGAAGCCAGAGGCAAAGCAGGTGTATCTAATCTGCCATCATTCGCTATCGTAGAAGGCGGACAATTCAAAGAAACCATCTTCACCAGCAAAGAAGAAATAGTCGTAGAGCTGCTGGGGAAGTTGAACTAA
- a CDS encoding 3'(2'),5'-bisphosphate nucleotidase CysQ family protein, whose translation MNPEQLNHLTQIAARAAQEAADFIRRHSAEQIAVTHKAGMNSHAAAVVTWVDLQCQNIILQHLNESMQRYDLGLLTEELPDDGSRLSKAYFWCIDPLDGTLAFTQQRPGYAVSIALVNRDGVSMIGVIHDPVTDRRVIAIRGQGVQSDLLTTDDDTSDSNVLWCMLDRGMMQHAEMDSILQGLKIYQDQHALHEIRFIAGAGAALQACRVASHNYALYFKLPKVQAGGGSIWDYAATACVFGELGLHLSDTDGQVLHLNNPITTFMNQSGVVFATDMQLAEAVINRSQQ comes from the coding sequence TTGAATCCCGAACAATTAAATCATCTCACACAAATCGCAGCAAGGGCAGCACAAGAGGCAGCGGATTTTATACGCAGACACAGCGCCGAACAGATAGCTGTGACGCACAAAGCAGGCATGAACAGCCATGCAGCTGCGGTTGTCACGTGGGTAGATCTACAATGTCAAAACATCATTTTGCAACACCTGAATGAGAGTATGCAGAGATATGATCTGGGTTTGCTCACTGAGGAACTACCAGACGATGGTTCGCGGCTAAGCAAAGCATATTTCTGGTGCATAGATCCCTTGGATGGCACACTTGCTTTCACCCAGCAAAGACCGGGTTATGCTGTGAGTATTGCCTTGGTGAATCGCGACGGTGTAAGTATGATTGGTGTGATTCATGATCCAGTGACGGATAGACGAGTCATAGCAATCAGAGGGCAAGGTGTACAGAGCGATTTACTGACCACAGATGATGATACATCAGATTCTAATGTACTGTGGTGTATGCTGGATCGAGGCATGATGCAACATGCGGAAATGGATTCTATTTTACAAGGTCTAAAAATCTACCAAGACCAACACGCTCTACATGAAATCAGATTCATAGCTGGTGCTGGCGCTGCGCTGCAAGCTTGTCGTGTAGCGTCTCACAACTATGCTTTGTATTTCAAATTGCCCAAAGTACAAGCTGGTGGCGGCAGCATTTGGGACTATGCAGCTACTGCCTGTGTCTTTGGCGAACTCGGTTTACACCTGAGTGATACCGATGGTCAGGTATTGCACCTCAACAATCCAATCACCACATTCATGAACCAAAGCGGGGTAGTCTTTGCCACCGATATGCAATTGGCAGAAGCTGTCATCAACAGAAGCCAACAGTAG
- a CDS encoding oxidoreductase family protein, producing the protein MQTGRGSTSFYKLLLDQKPSTTLLNTEIIQKIRSSTGAQSVIRSSRIQSLWSGYGEIIRCELAGGKLTSVVVKHVQLPNQLQHPRGWNTDISHQRKLKSYEVEMNWYAGLAQHCDTSCRIPTGIYNWQQEGEMLMILEDLDTAGFPVRKSSVTLDEIKSCLSWLAHFHAKFMDTTASELWSIGTYWHLDTRPDEWLAMQNQHLKNAAKTIDTKLKNAIYQTLVHGDAKLANFCFASQHTAVAAVDFQYVGRGCGMKDVAYLLSSCLDESECEILEHELLNYYFSILRSAFERYEITLNPEGLIHEWSELYKYAWADFYRFLDGWSPGHYKMHRYSQRMVNEVMADIRR; encoded by the coding sequence GTGCAAACGGGTAGGGGTTCTACATCATTTTATAAATTGCTCCTCGATCAAAAACCGTCAACGACCTTGTTGAACACTGAAATCATCCAAAAAATACGCTCATCCACAGGAGCGCAATCCGTGATCCGAAGTAGCCGAATACAATCTTTGTGGAGTGGCTATGGAGAGATCATCCGTTGTGAATTGGCAGGAGGGAAGCTCACCTCCGTGGTAGTCAAACATGTGCAGTTGCCAAACCAGCTCCAACACCCTCGGGGCTGGAATACAGATATCTCTCACCAACGAAAGTTGAAATCTTATGAAGTAGAGATGAATTGGTATGCAGGGTTGGCTCAGCACTGTGATACATCTTGCCGCATACCCACGGGCATATACAACTGGCAACAAGAGGGGGAGATGCTCATGATTTTGGAAGATCTCGATACAGCTGGTTTTCCTGTGCGCAAGTCTTCTGTTACGCTCGATGAGATCAAAAGCTGCCTGAGTTGGCTGGCACATTTTCATGCGAAATTCATGGATACTACAGCGAGCGAACTATGGTCGATCGGCACATATTGGCACCTAGATACCAGGCCAGATGAATGGTTGGCAATGCAAAACCAACATCTGAAAAATGCCGCAAAAACCATCGACACAAAACTCAAAAACGCAATATACCAGACGCTCGTGCATGGAGATGCCAAGCTCGCTAACTTCTGTTTTGCATCACAGCACACAGCAGTAGCGGCAGTGGATTTTCAATATGTCGGTCGGGGATGTGGAATGAAAGATGTCGCATACCTGCTAAGCAGTTGCTTGGATGAATCGGAGTGTGAAATATTAGAACATGAACTCTTGAACTATTATTTTTCAATACTTAGATCAGCTTTCGAACGGTACGAAATCACTCTAAATCCAGAAGGATTGATCCATGAATGGTCTGAACTATACAAGTATGCTTGGGCGGATTTTTATCGCTTTTTGGATGGATGGAGTCCAGGACACTACAAAATGCACCGCTACAGCCAGCGGATGGTAAACGAAGTGATGGCAGACATTCGACGTTAG
- a CDS encoding transglycosylase domain-containing protein, protein MAKKKQDRDFKSVLLAIAIRLVAIVLVIIVLFLGSVYVGMWGALPNRQTLENISNSQSTIVYDSQHEIIGKFYLFDRTSVDFDDLPDHLVQALVATEDARFYDHGGVDYRSMLRVLIKTLIMGNRSAGGGSTISQQLAKNLFPRENLSKLGLAIAKIKEGITATRLEKIYSKEEIVTLYLNTVSFPDNAFGIETASRKFYNKKVNDLTLEESASLIGSLKATYTYNPRLHPEASLKRRNVVLSQMVKYDYLEESEYDQIKEHITELNYDKGHTSEDTAPYFLEQVRLLAKQMLASANKEDESQYNLYTDGLKIYTTLDLRMQRKAEAALKQHMPSIQKSFENNWGNQAPWLKDKAFIQALILESNAYKELINNGMSKEEAINKLNEKRSMSWFDWKDSEDLVQASTKDSLLHYAKLLSAGFLAMDPKTGAIKSWIGGIDHEHYKYDHINQSKRQVGSTFKPFVYAAALERGVAPCDHISGKTITYTNFDNWTPSNSTTEYDDKYISMQAALTQSINTIAVKLMEKAGVGNVIDLAKNAGIKSSLPKVPSLALGTAELSVIELAQAYSIFLNNGYSTEPYMIESIVDADGMVVYERETPEQLLKVISEYTYEVMQQLLQAVTQSGGTGSRLRWKYNLTQDIAGKTGTTQSNRDGWFVGMSPDLLTVSWVGCDDSRLHFKDTQYGQGANSALPLFGLFYQKMVADSDFNKLTRAQFDEPSDEVQEDLDCEGIKEEGFFKGLFNQEDKPKEELFDKKNEEELEGEDEQEEDNTGVFKKLKKMFKKNN, encoded by the coding sequence CATTGGCAAATTCTATCTTTTTGATCGTACCTCCGTGGACTTTGATGATTTGCCAGACCATCTTGTACAAGCACTGGTAGCCACGGAAGATGCCAGATTTTATGATCATGGCGGGGTAGATTACCGCAGCATGTTGCGTGTATTGATCAAAACCCTGATCATGGGCAATCGATCTGCTGGTGGAGGCAGCACGATCTCTCAACAATTGGCTAAGAATCTCTTCCCTAGAGAAAATCTAAGCAAGCTAGGACTAGCCATAGCCAAAATCAAAGAAGGAATAACAGCTACCCGACTCGAAAAAATCTACAGCAAAGAAGAGATTGTCACACTTTACCTCAACACGGTTTCATTCCCGGACAATGCTTTTGGAATCGAAACCGCATCTAGGAAATTTTACAACAAGAAAGTCAATGATTTGACTTTGGAAGAGTCTGCCTCACTCATCGGTTCGCTGAAAGCAACCTACACCTACAATCCACGCTTGCATCCAGAAGCATCTCTGAAGAGGAGAAATGTGGTCTTGTCTCAGATGGTGAAATATGATTACCTAGAGGAAAGCGAATACGATCAAATCAAAGAGCACATCACTGAACTCAACTACGACAAAGGACATACCTCAGAAGACACCGCGCCATACTTTTTGGAGCAAGTCCGGTTGCTTGCCAAGCAAATGCTTGCCTCAGCGAATAAGGAAGATGAGTCTCAGTACAACCTATACACAGATGGGTTAAAAATCTATACCACACTGGATTTGCGCATGCAGCGCAAAGCAGAAGCTGCACTCAAACAACACATGCCAAGTATCCAAAAAAGCTTTGAAAACAATTGGGGCAATCAAGCTCCTTGGCTCAAGGACAAAGCATTCATCCAAGCTTTGATCCTAGAAAGTAATGCCTATAAAGAACTGATCAATAATGGCATGAGCAAAGAGGAAGCCATCAACAAGCTGAACGAAAAACGAAGTATGTCTTGGTTTGACTGGAAAGATTCCGAAGACTTGGTGCAAGCCAGCACCAAAGACAGTCTTTTGCACTATGCCAAACTACTAAGTGCTGGATTTCTAGCCATGGATCCAAAAACCGGAGCGATCAAATCATGGATTGGAGGTATTGATCATGAACATTATAAATACGACCACATCAATCAAAGCAAGAGACAAGTAGGGTCTACCTTCAAACCCTTTGTCTATGCAGCTGCCTTGGAGCGCGGAGTGGCTCCCTGTGACCACATTTCAGGCAAAACGATTACTTACACCAATTTTGACAATTGGACGCCAAGCAATAGTACTACAGAGTATGATGACAAATACATATCCATGCAAGCAGCATTGACTCAATCTATCAATACGATAGCGGTAAAGTTGATGGAAAAAGCAGGGGTAGGCAATGTCATAGACCTAGCCAAAAATGCAGGGATCAAAAGCAGCCTTCCCAAAGTCCCGTCATTGGCACTGGGTACGGCAGAACTCAGCGTCATAGAGTTGGCACAAGCCTATAGTATCTTTCTAAACAATGGGTACAGTACCGAGCCTTACATGATTGAATCCATCGTAGATGCAGATGGAATGGTAGTTTATGAGCGAGAAACTCCCGAGCAACTGCTAAAAGTGATCAGTGAATACACCTATGAGGTAATGCAACAATTACTACAAGCGGTCACCCAAAGTGGAGGCACTGGCAGTCGCCTGAGATGGAAATACAACCTAACGCAAGACATCGCTGGCAAAACAGGTACCACGCAATCCAACAGAGATGGTTGGTTTGTCGGGATGTCTCCAGACCTATTGACAGTGAGTTGGGTAGGATGTGATGACTCCAGGTTGCATTTCAAGGATACTCAATACGGCCAAGGTGCCAATTCAGCTTTGCCTTTGTTTGGGTTGTTTTATCAAAAGATGGTAGCCGATTCAGATTTTAACAAGCTCACCAGAGCACAGTTTGATGAGCCAAGTGATGAAGTGCAAGAAGATTTGGACTGTGAAGGAATCAAAGAAGAAGGCTTTTTCAAAGGATTATTCAACCAAGAGGACAAACCCAAAGAAGAACTTTTTGACAAGAAAAACGAGGAAGAACTGGAAGGAGAAGATGAACAAGAAGAGGATAACACAGGCGTTTTCAAGAAGTTGAAAAAAATGTTCAAAAAGAATAACTAG